Within Campylobacter jejuni, the genomic segment GAATACGATGCTATTAGTGGTCAGTATAAACAGGTTGAAGATTATTCTTCATCTGGAAATTCTGATTTTATGGATATATTAAATAAGGCGGATGAGAAGTCAAGCGGAGATGCTTTAAATTCTAGCAATAGTTTTCAAAGCAATGTGCAAAACTCAAATTCAAATTTAAGTAATTATGCTCAAATGTCAAATGTTTACGCTTATCGTTTTAGACAAAATGAAGGCGAGTTGTCTATGAGAGCTCAAAGTGCTAGCGTTCACAATAATCTTGCACAACAAGGTGCAAATGAACAAAGTAAGAATAATACTTTGTTAAATGATTTATTGAACGCAATTTAATCAAAAGCTCCATTTTGGAGCTTTTGTATTTACTTGCAAGAATTTATAATTTCTCTATTTCAAAAGGTGCAAAATTTTTACAAAAAATTTCAAATTCTTGCTCCTCTTTTTCATTTAATTTGATATGTAATATAGCTTTGCAATCCTTAAAATCTTTTGTGAAATTAAAAGAATAAGTTTTTAAAAAATGTTCAAAACGATTTAAATTTTTTAAATCAATAGCAATGGTTATATTTTTTTTCAATTCAAATGAAAGTAAAGAAGAATTATTGATCACGGCATTTGCCGCATCACTATAGGCTCTTACAAGTCCCCCTGTACCAAGTTTTATACCGCCAAAATATCTTACAGTGATTAAAGCCGCATTGATAAGATCATAGCCCCTTAGAACATTTAAAGTTGGCATTCCAGAAGTTCCTTTAGGCTCTCCATCATCGCTTTTATCTTCTACAATTTGATTAAAATCATTTAAAACACGATAAGCATAGACAAAATGAACAGCTTTTGGATGTTCTTTTTTTAGCGTTTCTATTAAAAATTTAAAATCTTTAAAAGGGCAAAGAAAAGATAAGAAA encodes:
- a CDS encoding IMPACT family protein, with translation MQTIDQIFQTQIDIKKSIFLSFLCPFKDFKFLIETLKKEHPKAVHFVYAYRVLNDFNQIVEDKSDDGEPKGTSGMPTLNVLRGYDLINAALITVRYFGGIKLGTGGLVRAYSDAANAVINNSSLLSFELKKNITIAIDLKNLNRFEHFLKTYSFNFTKDFKDCKAILHIKLNEKEEQEFEIFCKNFAPFEIEKL